A region of Myxococcus stipitatus DSM 14675 DNA encodes the following proteins:
- a CDS encoding alpha/beta hydrolase family protein produces the protein MSSPETQGIPWSRRSSVTRRRVALVLCAGMSLLQACGDDAERPIIWPSDEVSPSVAMDVLPGAHPNRLDIASTEHLEVAVLGSEAFDAKSVDARASQLGDASGKVWVGAKEARPAKDVDGDGRLDALLVFSVAELTQKQVLTAESSMVRLRARTKQRGNFVGRDGLSDNKAPRVVLPAPKGPHAVGTFERAWTDTGRDEIFTTAAGDKREVMVRVWYPASVPSGAQPAPYFLQLHEAEFLAESLDLPSPAFGFVFSHSYQDAAMVSGGERHPVVLFSPGYGMSRILYSAVAEELASRGYVVAAMAHTYSAPVAFPDGRKLPQTVQVTLEDEALNRTIQDAWTADARFVLDQLTALNANDPRGRLTGRLDLTRVGMFGHSFGGSTSAEACRVDARFKAGINMDGTFFGQPGAGATVPFLMLGAGREENDPSWVTFSQNLKGPGYWARIEGAGHANFGDIQVLLPLVHAYAPDFDPASVDLGPIDGARGFTLSSVYPLAFFDKHLRGLSTPLLNGNSSDFPEVDLSVYPR, from the coding sequence ATGTCTTCACCTGAAACGCAGGGCATTCCCTGGTCGCGCCGTTCGTCCGTCACACGCAGGCGCGTCGCGCTCGTGCTGTGCGCGGGCATGTCGCTGCTCCAGGCGTGCGGCGACGATGCTGAGCGCCCCATCATCTGGCCCTCGGACGAGGTCTCACCCTCGGTGGCCATGGACGTCCTGCCGGGGGCCCATCCGAACCGGCTGGATATCGCGTCCACGGAGCACCTCGAGGTCGCCGTTCTCGGGAGCGAGGCCTTCGATGCGAAGTCCGTCGACGCGCGGGCGTCGCAGCTGGGGGATGCGTCCGGGAAGGTCTGGGTCGGCGCGAAAGAGGCCCGCCCCGCGAAGGACGTGGATGGCGATGGCCGGCTGGATGCGCTCCTCGTGTTCTCCGTGGCGGAGCTGACGCAGAAGCAGGTGCTCACCGCGGAGTCCAGCATGGTGCGCCTGCGCGCGAGGACGAAGCAGCGGGGGAACTTCGTGGGACGCGACGGCCTGTCGGACAACAAGGCGCCGCGCGTGGTGCTCCCCGCGCCCAAGGGCCCGCATGCGGTGGGAACGTTCGAGCGTGCGTGGACGGACACGGGCCGCGACGAAATCTTCACGACGGCGGCGGGGGACAAGCGCGAGGTGATGGTGCGCGTGTGGTATCCGGCGAGCGTGCCGTCGGGGGCGCAGCCCGCGCCCTACTTCCTCCAGCTCCACGAGGCGGAGTTCCTCGCCGAGTCGTTGGACCTGCCCTCACCGGCCTTCGGGTTCGTCTTCTCGCACTCCTACCAGGACGCGGCGATGGTCTCGGGCGGTGAGCGCCATCCCGTCGTGCTCTTCTCGCCGGGCTACGGCATGAGCCGGATTCTCTACTCGGCGGTGGCGGAGGAGCTGGCCAGCCGAGGCTACGTCGTGGCGGCCATGGCGCACACCTACAGCGCCCCGGTGGCGTTCCCGGACGGACGGAAGCTGCCCCAGACGGTGCAGGTGACGCTGGAGGACGAGGCCCTGAACCGCACGATTCAGGATGCGTGGACGGCGGACGCGCGCTTCGTGCTGGACCAGCTGACGGCGCTGAACGCGAACGACCCGCGGGGGCGGCTCACGGGACGGTTGGACCTGACGCGGGTGGGGATGTTCGGCCACTCGTTCGGTGGCTCGACGTCGGCGGAGGCGTGCCGGGTGGATGCGCGCTTCAAGGCGGGCATCAACATGGATGGGACGTTCTTCGGCCAGCCCGGGGCGGGGGCCACCGTGCCCTTCCTCATGCTGGGGGCCGGGCGTGAAGAGAACGACCCGTCCTGGGTGACGTTCAGCCAGAACCTGAAGGGGCCGGGCTATTGGGCGCGCATCGAGGGCGCGGGGCACGCCAACTTCGGTGACATCCAGGTGCTCCTTCCGCTGGTGCATGCCTATGCCCCGGACTTCGACCCGGCGTCGGTCGACCTGGGTCCCATCGACGGGGCTCGCGGCTTCACCCTGTCGAGCGTCTATCCGCTGGCGTTCTTCGACAAGCACCTGCGAGGGCTGTCCACGCCGCTCCTGAACGGGAACTCCTCCGACTTCCCGGAGGTGGACCTCTCCGTGTACCCGCGCTGA
- a CDS encoding M48 family metallopeptidase has product MRSTSKTPGVLRGYVLPALLLFALPLFGLWFAGHAQDRFDTRVLEAIEPQILRDKSLSETERQDALAFFRSASASEACLGTNEELANFRANLGEACSDAVQFGWMYRLSLGLVVLGVFSTLIALLCGLAAFISRSFQYGSFVVGWNVLRVASAFQVAGQGGLATWLSFWVTALWFQRYSPKLIIVIGLLAAVGVGMVVIAIFKRPSMDFEVEAEVLEESAAPEFWAQVRQLCEHLRTPPPNNILVGIDANFFVTESDIRAGGKTLSGRTLFVSVSLLRLLERGEAEAVLAHEMGHLLGGDTGHGKRLAPKLAHFSDYLGALYEGGMTRPVYYFMVAYRGLFELSLGKSRRASELAADRLAAEVTSGREVARSLVKVGAYANFRERVEADLFGRNEQQQSVAIARRVAHGFAAYAQSEAVQDDLQGAVTPHPFDTHPPLAMRLENVGVTLKPDDMAQTLLEPVESSWVEAFLEAEAIEARLWGAYEARFSEAHDMALAYRYRPSNDEERQHVEKHFPPLEFAAKEEGHEVRLDFAEVSCAQWEEPVRLGQVKNATTAERMFKKYLDLQLEGAGMFKGKRSICLSKLEEGDAFVNAFGNYLGRHRAMEEYQARSSEAA; this is encoded by the coding sequence ATGCGCTCGACCTCAAAGACTCCTGGTGTGTTGCGCGGGTATGTGTTGCCCGCGCTCCTGCTTTTCGCCCTCCCGCTCTTCGGCCTGTGGTTCGCCGGACACGCGCAAGACCGGTTTGATACACGCGTGCTCGAAGCCATCGAGCCGCAAATCCTCCGCGACAAGTCGCTCAGCGAGACGGAGCGCCAGGATGCGCTGGCCTTCTTCCGGTCCGCGTCGGCCTCGGAGGCGTGTCTCGGCACGAACGAGGAGCTGGCGAACTTCCGCGCGAACCTGGGAGAGGCGTGCTCGGACGCGGTGCAGTTCGGGTGGATGTATCGCCTGTCGCTGGGCCTGGTGGTGCTGGGGGTGTTCTCCACGTTGATCGCGCTCCTGTGCGGACTGGCGGCGTTCATCTCGCGCTCGTTCCAGTACGGCAGCTTCGTGGTGGGCTGGAACGTGCTGCGCGTGGCGAGCGCCTTCCAGGTGGCGGGGCAGGGCGGACTCGCGACGTGGCTGTCCTTCTGGGTCACCGCGCTCTGGTTCCAGCGCTACTCGCCGAAGCTCATCATCGTGATTGGCCTGCTGGCGGCGGTGGGCGTGGGCATGGTGGTGATAGCCATCTTCAAGCGCCCGTCCATGGACTTCGAGGTGGAGGCGGAGGTGCTCGAGGAGTCCGCGGCGCCGGAGTTCTGGGCCCAGGTGCGCCAGTTGTGTGAGCACCTGCGGACGCCGCCCCCGAACAACATCCTGGTGGGCATCGACGCCAACTTCTTCGTCACCGAGAGCGACATCCGCGCGGGCGGGAAGACGCTCTCCGGGCGGACGCTGTTCGTGAGTGTCTCCCTGCTGCGGCTCCTGGAGCGGGGAGAGGCGGAGGCGGTGCTGGCGCACGAGATGGGCCACTTGCTGGGGGGCGACACGGGCCACGGCAAGCGCCTGGCGCCCAAGCTCGCGCACTTCAGCGACTACCTGGGCGCGCTCTACGAGGGCGGGATGACCCGGCCCGTCTACTACTTCATGGTGGCCTACCGCGGGCTCTTCGAGCTGTCGCTGGGCAAGAGCCGCCGCGCGAGCGAGCTCGCCGCGGACCGGCTGGCGGCGGAGGTCACCTCGGGGAGGGAGGTGGCGCGGTCGCTGGTGAAGGTGGGCGCGTACGCGAACTTCCGCGAGCGCGTGGAGGCGGACCTGTTCGGCCGCAACGAGCAGCAGCAGTCGGTGGCCATCGCCCGCCGGGTCGCGCACGGCTTCGCCGCGTATGCGCAGTCGGAGGCGGTGCAGGACGACCTGCAGGGCGCGGTGACGCCGCACCCGTTCGACACGCACCCGCCGCTGGCGATGCGCCTGGAGAACGTGGGGGTGACGCTGAAGCCCGACGACATGGCGCAGACGCTGCTCGAGCCCGTGGAGTCCTCCTGGGTGGAGGCCTTCCTGGAGGCGGAGGCCATCGAGGCCCGGCTGTGGGGGGCCTACGAGGCGCGCTTCTCCGAGGCGCATGACATGGCGCTGGCCTACCGCTACCGGCCGTCCAACGACGAGGAGCGGCAGCACGTGGAGAAGCACTTCCCGCCGCTGGAGTTCGCCGCGAAGGAGGAGGGCCACGAGGTGCGGCTGGACTTCGCCGAGGTGAGCTGCGCGCAGTGGGAGGAGCCGGTGCGCCTGGGGCAGGTGAAGAACGCCACCACCGCGGAGCGCATGTTCAAGAAGTACCTGGACCTGCAGCTCGAAGGGGCGGGGATGTTCAAGGGCAAGCGCTCCATCTGCTTGAGCAAGCTCGAGGAGGGGGATGCGTTCGTGAATGCCTTTGGCAACTACCTGGGCCGTCACCGGGCCATGGAGGAGTACCAGGCCCGGTCGAGCGAAGCGGCCTGA
- a CDS encoding DUF1036 domain-containing protein — MTTRKLMMAVGALAGLGFAMPAHAWVQFCNGTSATIWTAYSWRQTSCATGWAKRGWWSLTPGQCKIVYGPAITNRYSYYFAEGGGRTWSGPYYTCTPYAAFNLCDHQCFSPSRNLGYRQLDTGSYTNYTLTLRP, encoded by the coding sequence ATGACGACGAGAAAGCTCATGATGGCCGTGGGGGCCCTGGCCGGGCTCGGGTTCGCGATGCCGGCCCATGCGTGGGTGCAGTTCTGCAACGGCACCAGCGCCACCATCTGGACCGCCTATTCGTGGCGCCAGACGAGCTGCGCGACGGGCTGGGCGAAGCGAGGCTGGTGGAGCCTGACGCCGGGGCAATGCAAGATTGTCTACGGCCCCGCAATCACCAACCGGTACTCCTATTACTTCGCGGAGGGTGGGGGGCGGACCTGGTCGGGTCCCTACTACACCTGTACGCCCTACGCCGCGTTCAACCTGTGTGATCATCAGTGCTTCAGCCCCTCGCGCAACCTGGGCTACAGGCAGCTCGATACGGGGAGCTACACGAACTACACGTTGACCCTGCGGCCCTGA
- a CDS encoding peptide-N4-asparagine amidase: MRLPFRAFVAAALVFGASAPAGASEPPPEFGTDWDDPRTALPVVEPPGSASCTLKIVDEKFDDFTPYTSTFTPPAECPGPWNKVVLRMEGKVRGVQYDRLGHLEVGGVTIFKTSTPEPSRDGITWAVEKDVTAYAPLLSQTQPVWMLIGNVVNDTYTGVLDVQVYLTFYPAQRPWIPPAPTPDAVLPLTNPRREGSALVGEVTVPANTSRLVAEVYATGSGGGCEEFWYLTAPASVPYSCPADVGPYREVQIEVDGKVAGIAMPFPHVYTGGWANPFLWYVLPAPRAFDVRPIRYDLTPFAGLLTDGQPHQVRVSVLGVPEGRPGWDLPTNVLVWRDARSTRVTGGLIHHQLGTLTNGADHTLVDGWHQVDTQGAHQLRVTGYVKTSRGWEVTRVEQKVSNASMHRWLGEMENPDELVSTWKDSSTVTVTGRGPLPEVSHSHKHFVLDGRIDVSDTNRLTTTITVNDAEEALSFQGLHSLAHHEMSDVYTGEAAYNLGVPRPQRNAVGTSTHRYRLNGHPAGCYDRSISTRNGFVTEDTQRCGTAVAPPAPR; this comes from the coding sequence GTGCGCCTTCCCTTCCGTGCCTTCGTCGCGGCAGCCCTCGTCTTCGGCGCGTCAGCGCCCGCGGGGGCCAGCGAGCCCCCTCCTGAGTTCGGCACCGACTGGGATGACCCGCGCACCGCGCTCCCCGTCGTGGAGCCGCCCGGGAGCGCGTCCTGCACGTTGAAGATTGTCGACGAGAAGTTCGACGACTTCACGCCCTACACCAGCACCTTCACGCCGCCCGCGGAGTGTCCGGGGCCGTGGAACAAGGTCGTGCTGCGCATGGAGGGCAAGGTCCGCGGCGTCCAGTACGACCGGCTGGGGCATCTGGAGGTCGGCGGCGTCACGATCTTCAAGACGTCCACGCCGGAGCCGTCGCGCGATGGCATCACCTGGGCCGTGGAGAAGGACGTCACGGCGTATGCGCCGTTGTTGAGCCAGACACAGCCTGTCTGGATGTTGATTGGGAATGTGGTCAATGACACGTACACGGGCGTGCTGGACGTCCAGGTGTACCTGACGTTCTACCCGGCGCAGCGCCCCTGGATTCCGCCCGCGCCCACGCCCGACGCCGTGCTGCCGCTGACGAATCCGCGCCGCGAGGGAAGCGCGCTGGTGGGCGAGGTGACGGTGCCGGCGAACACCTCGCGGCTCGTCGCGGAGGTCTATGCGACGGGCTCCGGCGGAGGCTGCGAGGAGTTCTGGTATCTCACCGCGCCCGCCTCCGTGCCCTACTCCTGCCCCGCCGACGTGGGCCCCTATCGCGAGGTGCAGATCGAAGTGGACGGCAAGGTGGCCGGCATCGCCATGCCCTTCCCGCATGTCTATACGGGCGGCTGGGCCAATCCCTTTCTCTGGTATGTGCTTCCGGCGCCGCGCGCCTTCGACGTGCGCCCCATCCGCTATGACCTCACGCCCTTCGCGGGCCTGCTGACGGACGGCCAGCCGCACCAGGTCCGGGTGAGCGTGCTGGGAGTGCCCGAGGGCCGCCCCGGCTGGGACCTGCCCACCAACGTGCTCGTCTGGAGGGATGCCCGCTCGACGCGGGTCACGGGCGGCTTGATTCATCACCAGTTGGGGACGTTGACCAACGGCGCGGACCACACCCTGGTGGACGGCTGGCACCAGGTGGACACGCAGGGGGCGCACCAGCTGCGGGTGACGGGCTACGTGAAGACCTCGCGCGGCTGGGAGGTCACCCGCGTGGAGCAGAAGGTGTCCAACGCGAGCATGCACCGCTGGCTGGGGGAGATGGAGAACCCGGACGAGCTCGTGTCGACGTGGAAGGACAGCAGCACCGTCACCGTGACCGGCCGCGGCCCGCTCCCCGAGGTGAGCCACTCCCACAAGCACTTCGTGCTCGATGGCCGCATCGACGTGTCCGACACGAACCGGCTCACCACCACCATCACCGTGAACGACGCGGAGGAGGCGCTCTCCTTCCAGGGCCTCCACTCGCTCGCGCACCACGAGATGAGCGATGTGTACACGGGGGAGGCCGCCTACAACCTGGGCGTCCCCCGTCCGCAGCGCAACGCGGTGGGCACGTCCACCCACCGCTATCGGCTGAACGGGCACCCGGCTGGCTGCTATGACCGGAGCATCTCCACCCGGAATGGCTTCGTCACCGAGGACACCCAGCGCTGCGGCACGGCGGTGGCTCCGCCCGCGCCGCGCTGA
- a CDS encoding J domain-containing protein — MDFACDAGDCSGRMAWLMPFCPWCGEEKHWPHPHALKCVECESSLDRSWAFCARCGEEAPLPDECPRCGLELEKAASAARCEQCRHIVCGDCCDVHVTESTEGAPQERMLCSECGDKAAPAARAEETAREAPEEDEAEEEEEEEEDEPSAPAAPPSSAPPSAWEVLGIPRGAPLAEAKRAYLALVAQYHPDKVAALGPKLQALALEETRRIIEAWETVRKQARPGR; from the coding sequence TTGGACTTCGCGTGCGACGCCGGCGACTGCTCGGGGCGGATGGCCTGGCTGATGCCGTTCTGCCCGTGGTGCGGCGAGGAGAAGCACTGGCCCCATCCCCACGCGCTGAAGTGCGTGGAGTGCGAGTCCTCGCTCGACAGGTCCTGGGCGTTCTGCGCGCGCTGCGGCGAGGAGGCGCCCCTCCCCGACGAGTGTCCCCGGTGTGGCCTGGAGCTGGAGAAGGCCGCGTCCGCCGCGCGGTGTGAGCAATGCCGCCACATCGTGTGTGGCGACTGCTGTGACGTCCACGTCACCGAGTCCACCGAGGGGGCACCCCAGGAGCGGATGTTGTGCTCGGAATGTGGAGACAAGGCCGCACCCGCGGCCCGCGCGGAGGAGACAGCCCGCGAGGCGCCCGAAGAGGACGAAGCGGAAGAGGAAGAAGAGGAGGAGGAGGACGAGCCATCCGCGCCCGCCGCGCCTCCTTCCTCGGCGCCGCCGTCCGCCTGGGAGGTGCTGGGCATCCCGCGCGGTGCGCCGCTGGCGGAGGCGAAGCGGGCCTATCTGGCGCTGGTGGCGCAGTACCACCCCGACAAGGTGGCGGCGCTGGGCCCCAAGCTCCAGGCCCTGGCGCTGGAGGAGACCCGCCGCATCATCGAGGCGTGGGAGACGGTGCGGAAGCAGGCCCGGCCGGGGCGCTGA
- a CDS encoding FG-GAP-like repeat-containing protein codes for MKSNSRPQWAWQWRHGVRLSAVGWLALAACGEPALPPAPEAQAPMESLAPLEHVPLNHCQVQPPFEPNFEPELEWAWSASIFMPAHVQVMMTPIVVEVNGDGVPDVVFSTFAGSNYTTQGVLRAVSGADGSELWTVMDPTQRVRGAASIGAADIDGDGLVEICAIPESGQGLLCFENTGELKFRATASLNNWGGPSFADLDGNGTVEILNGPSVFSNTGALRWTGSDGAGGPVGPISFAADIDGDGLQEVVNGRSIYRHNGVPFCRNTTIGNGLSGVANFDADSRGEVVVVSGGVVSLMDDDCTLLWSQPIPGGGSGGAPNIADFDADGQAEIGVAGASQYAVFEGNGTLKWSSPTQDQSSNVTGSSTFDFEGDGRAEVVYADETRLRIYDGATGTVRFSVPHSSGTTYENPVIVDVDGDDNAEIVIASNNYNNPAATTGIRVFRDRKDGWVNTRRIWNQHAYSVTNVNDNGTIPAHPVANWRTPGLNTFRANSQGSGTTSPYAAADVTVAEVSSACDQATGTLTLSARVTNQGDAATSAGLRVAFYQGNPASGGTLLGVGVLPTVLPAGMQAVVTFTRTNIFAGQVEVFARADDDGTGTGRETECIETNNAGSALVNLTCYNNLPPVALCRNVTVNASATTCGAPASVDNGSHDPDQRPGPFTVSQSPTGPFSAGVHSVTLTAHDGQDTATCTATVTVVDVTPPVIACPAERLVDATGPDGAFVTPAAATVSDACGAQVSGPAARIYPVGTTSVTYTATDAAGNSASCTTAIHVVNRTRTPPSLVMCDVPRYTSAAQVKACGWATSSPGGAPISVVLLSINGGAPIRLTPDAGGGHVVEWLTLAEGHYTLTLTVIATDGAIATQSRQVTVDRTPPLLRAVGPNPQQTQPRTVDILTEVTDLTPVQVVANWVSTTNVAAGTNVATNRVTFSSAGNHAVLIRATDAAGNTAEQTLQFTVQ; via the coding sequence ATGAAAAGCAACTCCAGACCGCAGTGGGCGTGGCAGTGGAGACATGGGGTCCGGCTGTCCGCCGTGGGATGGTTGGCGCTGGCGGCCTGCGGTGAGCCGGCGCTCCCCCCGGCGCCGGAGGCCCAGGCCCCGATGGAATCCCTGGCGCCGCTGGAGCACGTGCCCCTGAATCACTGTCAGGTGCAGCCGCCCTTCGAGCCCAACTTCGAGCCCGAGCTCGAGTGGGCCTGGAGCGCCAGCATCTTCATGCCCGCGCACGTGCAGGTCATGATGACGCCCATCGTCGTGGAGGTGAACGGCGATGGTGTCCCGGACGTCGTCTTCAGCACCTTCGCGGGCTCCAACTACACGACCCAGGGCGTGCTGCGCGCGGTGAGCGGCGCGGACGGCTCCGAGCTGTGGACGGTGATGGACCCGACGCAGCGCGTCCGAGGCGCCGCGAGCATCGGCGCCGCGGACATCGACGGAGACGGCCTGGTGGAGATCTGCGCCATCCCCGAGAGCGGCCAGGGCCTGCTCTGCTTCGAGAACACCGGCGAGCTCAAGTTCCGCGCGACGGCGTCCCTGAACAACTGGGGAGGCCCCTCGTTCGCGGACCTGGACGGCAACGGCACGGTGGAGATCCTCAACGGCCCCTCTGTGTTCAGCAACACCGGCGCGCTGCGGTGGACCGGCTCGGACGGCGCGGGCGGCCCGGTGGGGCCCATCTCCTTCGCGGCGGACATCGACGGGGACGGGCTCCAGGAGGTGGTCAACGGCCGCTCCATCTACCGCCACAACGGCGTGCCCTTCTGTCGCAACACCACCATCGGCAACGGCCTGTCGGGCGTGGCCAACTTCGACGCGGACTCGCGTGGCGAGGTCGTGGTGGTCAGCGGAGGGGTCGTCTCGCTGATGGATGACGACTGCACGCTCCTGTGGTCCCAGCCCATCCCCGGCGGCGGCAGCGGAGGCGCGCCGAACATCGCCGACTTCGACGCGGACGGGCAGGCGGAGATTGGCGTCGCGGGCGCCAGCCAGTACGCCGTGTTCGAGGGCAACGGCACCCTCAAGTGGTCCAGCCCCACGCAGGACCAGAGCTCCAACGTGACGGGCTCCTCCACCTTCGACTTCGAGGGCGATGGCCGCGCGGAGGTCGTCTACGCCGATGAGACCCGCCTGCGCATCTACGACGGCGCCACGGGCACGGTGCGCTTCAGCGTCCCGCACTCGTCGGGCACCACGTACGAGAACCCCGTCATCGTCGACGTGGATGGAGACGACAACGCGGAGATCGTCATCGCGTCCAACAACTACAACAACCCGGCGGCCACCACCGGCATCCGCGTGTTCCGCGACCGCAAGGACGGCTGGGTGAACACGCGGCGCATCTGGAACCAGCACGCGTACTCCGTCACGAACGTCAACGACAACGGCACCATCCCCGCGCACCCCGTCGCCAACTGGCGCACGCCGGGCCTCAACACCTTCCGCGCCAACAGCCAGGGCTCCGGCACCACCAGCCCCTACGCCGCCGCGGACGTGACGGTGGCCGAGGTCTCCTCCGCGTGTGACCAGGCCACCGGCACGCTGACCTTGTCCGCGCGGGTCACCAACCAGGGTGACGCCGCCACCTCCGCGGGCCTGCGCGTGGCCTTCTACCAGGGCAACCCCGCCTCCGGAGGCACGCTGCTGGGCGTGGGCGTGCTGCCCACCGTGCTGCCCGCGGGCATGCAGGCCGTGGTGACCTTCACCCGCACCAACATCTTCGCGGGACAGGTGGAGGTCTTTGCCCGCGCGGATGACGACGGCACCGGCACCGGTCGCGAGACGGAGTGCATCGAGACGAACAACGCCGGCAGCGCCCTGGTCAACCTCACCTGCTACAACAACCTGCCGCCTGTCGCCCTCTGCCGGAACGTGACGGTCAACGCGAGCGCCACCACGTGCGGCGCTCCCGCGAGTGTCGACAACGGCAGCCATGACCCGGACCAGCGGCCCGGCCCGTTCACCGTCTCCCAGTCCCCCACGGGCCCCTTCAGCGCGGGCGTGCACTCCGTCACGCTCACCGCCCACGACGGCCAGGACACCGCCACCTGCACGGCCACCGTCACCGTGGTGGACGTGACACCTCCGGTCATCGCCTGCCCCGCGGAGCGGCTCGTGGATGCCACCGGCCCCGACGGCGCCTTCGTCACGCCCGCCGCCGCGACGGTCTCCGATGCATGCGGCGCGCAGGTCAGCGGGCCCGCGGCGCGCATCTATCCGGTGGGCACCACCTCCGTGACGTACACGGCCACGGACGCGGCGGGGAACAGCGCCTCCTGCACCACCGCCATCCACGTGGTGAACCGCACGCGGACTCCGCCGAGCCTCGTCATGTGCGACGTGCCTCGCTACACGTCCGCCGCGCAGGTGAAGGCCTGCGGCTGGGCCACCTCCAGCCCGGGCGGCGCGCCCATCAGCGTGGTGCTGCTGTCCATCAATGGCGGCGCCCCCATCCGCCTCACACCCGACGCCGGCGGCGGACACGTCGTTGAGTGGCTGACGCTGGCCGAGGGCCACTACACCCTCACGCTCACCGTCATCGCCACCGACGGCGCCATCGCCACCCAGAGCCGGCAGGTGACGGTGGACCGCACCCCGCCGCTCCTGCGCGCCGTGGGCCCCAACCCGCAGCAGACGCAGCCTCGCACCGTGGACATCCTCACCGAGGTGACGGACCTCACGCCCGTGCAGGTCGTCGCCAACTGGGTCAGCACCACGAACGTCGCCGCGGGCACGAACGTCGCCACCAACCGGGTGACGTTCTCCAGCGCCGGCAACCACGCGGTGCTCATCCGGGCCACGGACGCGGCGGGCAACACCGCCGAGCAGACTCTCCAGTTCACCGTGCAGTAG
- a CDS encoding DinB family protein: MANPVRDTLLSQLDIAWALTRYHLDGLTTGDCLRRPARVGLHVEQGADGRWRAQWPEHEGYDLGPASIAWLTWHLGFWWSMVENHSFGDASLGREDVTWPGTADEVRAWLFRLHDTWRAALEKLTDEDLRSSERTRWPLQGKPFGDIVAWANVELMKNAAELGYARFVIAVSPAP; encoded by the coding sequence ATGGCGAATCCCGTCAGAGACACACTCCTGAGCCAGCTCGACATCGCTTGGGCGCTCACGCGCTACCACCTGGACGGCTTGACGACCGGGGACTGCCTGCGGCGCCCCGCCCGGGTCGGCTTGCACGTGGAGCAAGGCGCCGACGGCCGCTGGCGCGCGCAGTGGCCGGAGCACGAGGGCTACGACCTGGGCCCCGCCAGCATCGCCTGGCTCACGTGGCACCTGGGGTTCTGGTGGTCCATGGTGGAGAACCACTCGTTCGGCGATGCCTCGCTCGGCCGTGAAGACGTGACGTGGCCCGGCACCGCCGACGAGGTGCGCGCCTGGCTCTTCCGGCTGCACGACACCTGGCGCGCCGCCCTCGAGAAGCTCACCGACGAGGACCTGCGCTCGAGCGAGCGCACCCGCTGGCCCCTCCAGGGCAAGCCCTTTGGCGACATCGTGGCCTGGGCCAACGTGGAGCTGATGAAGAACGCGGCCGAGCTGGGCTATGCGCGCTTCGTCATTGCGGTTTCTCCCGCGCCATAG